Proteins encoded together in one Candidatus Hinthialibacter antarcticus window:
- a CDS encoding STAS domain-containing protein produces the protein MGMKIQTQQIGDVAVLSMSGDMDSRSNQLLDKTLKALIQSSIYKVILDVSMLRFIGNQTISVLISNMKEMRAAGGNIKFLNPQRMVIEYLKQNRIFEIFEIYSSRAEAVKSYADVVTQTPPKTAINSIDNPPNDKTEASSTQSQQRQPAPARSSAADRSAYIVNNAKTAKPAAPEQPADSPKPKPISAGEAQVIKNRFETDEIIYANSCMLVTLIKILETKGILNAEEAGGLLDHDMLTPDELQRSFSAK, from the coding sequence ATCCATGTCGGGCGATATGGACTCGCGCAGCAACCAACTGCTCGATAAAACCCTCAAGGCGCTGATTCAAAGCAGTATCTATAAAGTGATTCTCGATGTTTCGATGCTGCGTTTTATCGGCAACCAGACCATAAGCGTGTTAATTTCGAATATGAAAGAAATGCGCGCGGCGGGCGGAAATATCAAATTTCTCAACCCGCAACGCATGGTCATTGAATATCTCAAGCAAAACCGCATTTTTGAAATTTTCGAGATCTATTCATCCCGCGCCGAAGCGGTAAAATCATACGCCGACGTGGTCACTCAAACGCCACCAAAGACGGCGATCAACTCCATAGACAACCCGCCAAACGACAAAACGGAAGCGAGTAGTACGCAGAGTCAGCAAAGGCAGCCCGCGCCCGCCCGGTCGTCCGCCGCTGACCGCTCGGCTTATATCGTGAACAACGCCAAAACCGCAAAACCCGCCGCGCCGGAGCAGCCCGCCGACTCCCCAAAGCCTAAACCGATTTCCGCCGGTGAAGCGCAAGTCATAAAGAACCGCTTTGAGACCGACGAAATCATCTATGCCAACAGTTGCATGTTGGTCACATTAATCAAAATATTAGAAACCAAGGGCATTTTAAACGCCGAAGAAGCGGGCGGATTGCTCGACCACGACATGCTGACGCCTGACGAACTCCAACGTTCCTTTTCAGCAAAATAA
- a CDS encoding arginine decarboxylase, pyruvoyl-dependent, protein MSPLANLIPKRMFFTKGVGFHKEELRSYELALRDAGVEICNLVAVSSIFPPGCKIITKKEGVAALKPGAITFAVQARASTKEPRRQPVASIGLALPKQKDHYGYLSEFHGFGLSNQEAGDYAEDLAAAMLATTLGVEFDEDKSWDEKEEVFKISGKIVHTRNVTQTATNKKGGYTTVVALAILLLD, encoded by the coding sequence ATGAGTCCACTAGCCAATCTCATTCCCAAACGTATGTTTTTCACCAAAGGCGTCGGCTTTCATAAAGAAGAGCTACGCTCGTATGAATTGGCCTTGCGCGACGCCGGAGTTGAGATTTGCAACCTGGTGGCCGTATCGAGCATCTTCCCTCCCGGCTGTAAAATCATCACAAAAAAAGAGGGCGTCGCTGCGTTGAAGCCCGGCGCGATCACCTTCGCCGTTCAAGCGCGCGCCAGCACCAAAGAACCGCGCCGCCAGCCAGTTGCGTCCATTGGTTTGGCGTTGCCCAAACAAAAAGACCATTACGGCTATCTGAGTGAATTTCACGGCTTCGGACTGAGCAACCAGGAAGCGGGCGACTACGCCGAAGACCTCGCCGCCGCCATGCTAGCGACAACGCTGGGCGTCGAGTTTGATGAAGATAAATCGTGGGACGAAAAAGAAGAAGTGTTTAAAATCAGCGGGAAAATCGTCCACACCCGCAATGTGACTCAGACCGCGACCAACAAAAAGGGCGGATACACCACAGTCGTCGCGCTGGCGATTCTGTTGCTTGACTGA